Within Crassostrea angulata isolate pt1a10 chromosome 2, ASM2561291v2, whole genome shotgun sequence, the genomic segment GTGGGCCAAATGAAACTTTTACATAAGGCAGTCCGCAACACGTTTCGTGCCGTGGACACACCATCTCCTGTGGCCGCACAACAAACACCGAACACCAGTGCCGAGACCGCCGCCGCTACCTCGACCCCAAACGACCTCGCTACCGCGGTGAACTCGGAGACGTGTGACGACGCTTTCGTCCGCGTGGTGATGGACCAGATGAGGGCCAGCCAAGCAAACATCGCCAAGTCCGTCGTACCAGAGCCCCTACGGAACCAGGAGCTGCCTCCAGAAATTCAAGGTGGGTACTCTTGGCAAGATCCCCAagttcatttaaaatcattaagtGCCAGCAGCAATTCTACATGTAGCAATCATTTAGATATTGTAGACTTTGTTAATGTTGGAGGGGCACATCAGTCTGAGAAAGTAATGTCTGATAATTCTGGTTTTCAAATCATTTGTCGTAGCGGACCCAACAAACCAAAATTAGAAAATTTAACCCTCTGTCATTGGTCAACTGCCAATTTGGCAATTTTGCACAAATTAGTTGAAGATGGGGTACTTGCCCAGGCGCAGATATTTGATTATTTGTCTCACACCTCACGTATTTACCGCCTGGTATCCTCACACGAATTGGTGTCTGTGTTCATGTACGATAGAGAGTATAGACGCTTGCAACATTTACATAAGTTTCGCTGGGGTACTAGTGTATCCCACTTAGTTGAGGAGTATCTGCGCCTAAGGAATCATGCCCCAGGTATATCTCAGACTGGTGTGGTCCCTCATAAAACTAAGGATCGCCTTAGGGGTACTAGCACAATGGCCTCCCACACAGCTCAGGGAAAAGAAATATGTCGACGTTTCAATTCAAAAAATggatgttttattaaaaagtgtAAATTTGAGCATGTGTGTGGGATGCCAGGGTGTAGTGCCCCCCATCCTATCTCCGGTCACTCAAAAAACTAATACACCCCAAGCCCACGATGAGGCTCAAATACAAAGCCTGGGAAGATGAATTAAAATATGATCCagataaaaatttgttgcttTCTGGTATCAAATATGGGTTTGATATTATTGACCCAAATGCTGATCCTAGTCAGGCTAGTTGTAATAATCACCCTAGTGCTCAACCTAATAGCCCCCTTTATGCTAAGGCTACTgaacaaataaatatagaaattCAAAATGGCAATTATATAGAAACACATGAGCCACCTGTGATAATTAGCCCCCTGGGTGTCATCCCAAAACCTGATGGGGGTGTAAGACTCATTCATGACTGCAgccgacctcagggtctctctGTCAATGACTATGTTTCTAACAAAGACAAACATAAATATAGCTCTGTTGACTCAGCATCTAAGTTAGTACACAAGGGATATTACATGGCTAAGGTTGACCTTAAAAGCGCTTATCGCAGTGTTCCTATTAGTACAAAGAGCCAACTAGTTACGGGTATAAGATGGAAATTCCCTGATAAGACTAGGTATTTTTATGATTGTAAACTACCTTTTGGTTCAAGTTTAGCTCCCGGTATATTTCATCGCCTTTCCCAGGCTGTTGTTCGCATGATGTCTCGTCGGGGTTTCAATTGTATTGTTGCATATCTGGATGATTTTTTCATATGTGCACCCAGTAGAGAAGAATGTGCTTCTATTATGGGCACATTAATTAGACTTTTACGCAAACTTGGGTTTATGATAAATTGGAAAAAGGTCATAGATCCTACTCAATCTATCACATTCTTGGGTATTGAGATATCCTCAATTTACATGCAGTTATGTCTCCCTGGGGACAAACTAGGGCAAATTAAGGAAGAACTCGCAAAGTTCAAATCGCGCAAGCGTGCAAGCAAAAAGCAATTGCAATCCTTAATAGGGAAACTAAACTGGGCTTCATCAGTTGTCTATGGTGGGAGAGTATTCCTTCGCCGCTTGATAAATGCTATGAACTCCCTTAAACATAGTTCCCATAAACTTCGCATAAGTCAGCATATGTCCCAAGATTTGCATTGGTGGCACTCATTTATGGTTCACTTTAATGGTAAATCATTGCTCCTTGATAAGGTCCCTGTTACTGCAGTATATACAGATGCCTGCTCTGCAGGTGCTGGGGACCACTGGGGGCACAGCTGGTTTTACCTTAACTGGGAAGTAGATTGCCCAGATGCGCTGAATTTGCATATAAATGAGCAAGAGGTTTTAGCTGTGGCCTTTGCTGCACATTATTGGGCACATCATTGGGCCAATAAACGCATTCTTATTTTTTCAGACAATACAGTCACAGTTTCTGCCCTTAATAAGGGTACATCTCGCAATAATACAGTTATGCGGTTCTTGCGTTATATGTTTTGGTTGTCAGCAAAGTATAACTTTCATATCACAGCTAGGCATATTAAGGGTACACATAATGATAGGGCTGACACAATCTCTAGGTTGCACGAGCGCTCATCATTCATAAGATTCTTAAGTAAATACCCCTGCCCTATGCCATTTTCCGAATTTCTACTACATATGTCACCAGCCTCACTGTCATTTCTTTTGTCTAGGCACCTCACCGGAATCGCAAACCCACTCTCTGGATTCTAGGGTTGTGCACCTGAGGACTAATGCCTATGCAGCTTCCACACGTCGTACTTACCTAACATATTTACACTCCTTTCTTAAGTTTTGCTCAGACAATAATATTGCACCTGTGCCAATTTCCTCGGCTAATCTTGGTAGATATATTGCTCATTTATCTCTAAAGTTGTCCTTTAGTTCATTACGGAATTACCTGTCAGTTGTTAGAATTCTGCATTTAGAAGCAGGAAAACCCAACCCCCTTGATTCCTATTACATTTCAAGCATTTTAAAAGGGGCCCGGCGGGTGTTAGGGGAAGTCTCCAAACCCAAGTTACCTATTACAATTGACATACTTAAGCAAGTGTTTTCCTGCATTGACTTGTCTTCCCCGCATGACATTTGTTTTTGGGCAGCTTTTCTAGTagcatttttctcattttttagaAAGTCAAATCTTTTAGCCCCATCATGGGGTCACTTTGACCCTAACAAACACCTGTGTCGTTCCAATATCAAGTTTGGTGGTGATGGGGTTATCATTACTGTCCACTGGTCTAAAACCATTCAGTACAGTCAAAGATCCTTAGAAATTTCCCTACCCCTGATTCCTAATTCTCCATTCTGCCCGAGCACAGCCTTAATGCTGCTGTTTAAATCTACACCCTGCTCTATTCAATCAGTGCCAGCTTTTATATTTAGGCAACAAAGTTCTACCAAATTAATGAcacatgatatttttgtttcacgACTTAGATTTTTTTTGCACAAACTGGGTTACAACCCTAGTCGTTACTCTGCTCATAGCTTCAGGAGAGGTGGGGCATCCTTTGCCTTACAGTGTGGACTGCCTCCTGATTTAATTCAAACTCAAGGGGACTGGCGTAGTGATGTTTATAAAACCTACCTTGACCCCTCTCTCTCCTTCCGACAACAAGTAGCAACCACCTTAGGACAAGCAATAGGCAAAGTACTGTAGTTATTTTAACTGTGTAACTCTCTTGTGTTGGTTATTACACAGTTTGGCTGTTTAGTTgccttatgtatatacatgtagttaagatCCTCGCAATGTACATTAGGATGTATAATTAGATGTATTTGATCATGCTGCTGGCACCTTGCACTGTATATATGTTACCTTGTATTTTactatattttgtgatatatctTGCCAAGAGTACACCTTACATATATGTGTGTGTATTTCCGTTGTGAATGTCCTGCGATGGATGTCCACTTGGTGATCTGGTCAGACTTGCGATCAGCCCGCCGCCAACTCTTACACTGCTCGGACACTTTGCGTATACCATGCGCGCACATAGACTGTTGTTCCTCTGTCTAAGTGGCCAGATGATGTCCGTCCGGAAACTGTTCCTGTCCTTTTCCGTCCGTGTGTCCGACTTCCTAATTCCCTCCAATGGCAGTGACCCATCATCAGACTATCTTGTAACCATTTTATGTTATCATGTGCCAAGTACTTATTACAACAGTACAACACTTTGTTACTAAGTCATTACTTATTGAATTCTAATGTTTAagttattatttatatactacATATATCTACTCCCTACAGGCTTGGGTGATTGGAGTATGGTTTTATTTTACTCATTGGTTTTTAAAATGTAGTACACGTGAACTGTGTGATATTTTACTATGTGTACTAATTTATTACTCATTCAATAAAACCATGGATTTGATTTCACCCAAGCCTGATTTACTGGTTGTTTTTTACTGACGCTATTAAATGCAAAGTGGGCAGGGAGTCTCTGGCTTACATGAGTTTAAAGattaattagttaattaaatttttgtttaatttattattaatgtcTACGTATGTTCTTCCATTTGCGTATTCTATACATGTGTCATAAAACTACCCTGCCACTTTGTTACCGCCTGCAGTGCCTGTTGCTGACCGTAGTTGCTAATTTTAGACCACCCGGCTTTGTTTATTTGCCTCGGGGGGTCCTTTGTTTATTGGGTTGGTCAGCAGCGCTAGTCTCGGGATACTGTGCGGTAATATTACGTAACCATAGTTGTTAGTTCCATCGGGTCGCCTTGGCactttttctatatttaaaagGGGTCCCGATGGATCTTGGCATGTTGGCATGGCACCAACCAATCAGAGGCCGTGagggaattctaaatttgcGCCCACTTCCCTCTCTCTTTCCACTTTCTTAGAATTAGTCGAAGGGCAAGGCCACGccattttccttaaaattttcTCCCACCTACCCTCCTCTAAGACATTGATTAGTTTTGATTAGCTTAATTAGTTAAATAAGATTTAGTTCTTGTCCATGGATTTGCACATCTGCACTCGGAGTTTACTGCTATATTGTTATACGCATGATGACCTTTAGGTCACTTTACTTGCTTTGTACGAGTATGGTTTTATTTTACTCATTGGTTTTTAAAATGTAGTACTCGTGAACTGTGTGATATTTTACTATGTGTACTAATTTATTACTCATTCAATAAAACCATGGATTTGATTTCACCCAAGCCTGATTTACTGGTTGTTTTTTACTGATGCTATTAAATGCAAAGTGGGCAGGGAGTCTCTGGCTTACATGAGTTTAAAgattaaattcaaaaatatctaaaatgaaACGGGCATTAATACCTATAAATCGGCCTTTTTTATATGCTGTTTGCTCATTACCAATTTGCTTTGAAATAAAGGTTTGTAATCTACGTGCAAAAATAAATGCTATGATTTTGTAATCTGTATTAGTAAGACTAATCGGTCGgtaatttttcaaatcattttttcttcctcttttatgtataagggagataactgcAAGTCTTTGAGGAAATGTCATTTTTCTGTTCAAAAAGATTTCATTtaacatgttataaaaaaagGAGGAAAGTTGGTGCCAGAAACACTGATAAAATTCATTGGGTATACCATCGAGGACCGgggatttatttaattttaaattcataacgGTTTCTTAACACTCATTCATCGACGGAAATGTACCACACAAGTTTTTTATCAGTTTCAGATAGTGTATTtcctttacaattttttaaatataagtcgATGTCTTccattgatattagttttgaaCTATACAGGTTTTCATAGTAGTCACACATTGCACCAAGAATATCGTCATCTTCGGTGAGAAGACTATTTTCACTCAAAACTTCGTGGATAACATTTTGTGTTTGGTGCTCCTTTTCTAaactaagaaaatattttgtatttttttcgcCATCACTAACCCATTTTGCTCTCGAACGAATTTGTGCCCCTTGTGCTTTTTTATCATATAGACTGTTTAGCTGATTTTCTAATTCACGTTTTCTCTTCATATCCATTGCTTTATGGTTAGAATTTTCAATTTCGGAAATTTCTTGTTCAATTTGGAGTACTAattgtttatatgttttttgGTGTTTGATGGAAAAAGCTatagaaaaatctttaattgatatttttagagACTCCCATATCTGATTAGaagaaccttttttttttacttatatctGTGATTATTTGTTGACTTGACATTTATATTCATTACTTCCTAAAAGTGACGTATTTAGTTTCCAATATCCCTTTCCCCGTTCATTATCACATACAGATAGATGAAATTTTATTGCTCTATGGTCAGACATTCTGGTCCCGTTGTTATGAGTACCGGAAATTCTACGAAtacttgtttgttttatttttatcaacaaagaTGTACTTATAAAGATATAATCTATACGGCCTTTTGGTATATTGTTTGCATCGAACCAGGTGTAACCACTGCTATTTACATACTTATCTTTCCATAAGTCTTTTAAATGTAAACTGACAATAATGTCGCtcaatatttttgaacttttatcAGTATTTTCCCCATCAAGATGACAGTTAAAATCTCCACATAAGATACTATTTTCTGTGTTTATAGAATTCGTAATGATAAGTCTTTTCATTCCTTTCAAAAAATCAATTCTGCAGGTTTCTTTGTTCGGTGCATAAATATTAACTATACTATAGGAGATATCACCAATATTAAAATTGACCAGTATTTTTCTACCATCACTGgtcttatgtatattttttatatcaatatttaaccccattttaaacaaaatagatACGCCTCTACTTAAACGTGAGTCAGAAAAGCAGTGTATAGATTTTCCATTCCAAGCATAGTCGTATTGAAAagcgtttttttttcttcaaaatgcgTTTCTTGAATCAAAATAACATCGATATTTGTATCAATTATCTAACTGTAAAATTTATCTCTTTTCTCTTTAGAGTTTTAACCTCgtgtatttattgaaataaacttaAGCATAGCATATTTGTTGTTTAAGATAAcaaaaaatagtaaataaatataCCTATGCAACAGTCCACACAGGTATCCTCCTGTAAGGTCATTTTTCTCAAGTGATCAGATAGTCGGATTAACACTATTTGTAAAAGTTCACATGAAATGTTAGCCATCACTGTTAGCTTGTTTGTGTGACTTTGGTGAATTTTTCCGTGTACCGGAGCAATCGCGTTTTCTCGGGGCTCTGAGCTCGCTGAGCATATTGGAGATGGCCCGCTGGGAGCTCTCTTTGGACATTCGCGGTGCTGAATTTGAGCGCTGAGTGGTTCGATTGTCGTTAGAATGAGATCTAGCGACGTTGGCCAGGATTTCCCCTAACTTGTTTTGACCGGGCCAGGCAGTGGGATGGGTGTGGATCGTTGTCAATACCGGACGCCCAGAAATCATCGTAGGTTGCCTCATCGaagattgttgatttttttgctTTGCGCAAAGCCTCACGGAAAGCCGACACCTGGTCAAATTTCGCTTCTATTATTTCTGTCATCAAAGCTAATTTTTCGGATTCAAAACAGGTAGAGTTCGAGATggtttttccaatttttttgcATCTAATGCAGTAGTCGCAGACTGAATTGCGTTTGCTTTGGGAATATCGCCACTTCGTACAGCTTTCACGTATTGAAACGCGTGTTCCGACGATTTGTGAGTTAcaccaaatgtttttatatcaCATGGGAAAAAATTGGATAGGGTATCAGAAGCCCCCGCAAAAGGTACAACTTTGGCTAAAGGTGATGTGTAGTGGTCACACGTATCGTCACCCGGGGAGTGTCCGCCCTTCTTACAGACCTTACATCTGGACGAGTTAGGGCAGTCTCTTCTATAGTGGGTAGCCTCCCAGCAGTTAGTACAAAGAGGGGTGAGTTTATTTGAAGGTTGACCGTAGTGATATATGAAACACTACAACCCTGCGCATTTGCATTGACGGGGCAGAAATTTGCCGTCCGGCAGAGCGCTAACATTGATGAAGCGATTACCATTCAAAATTCCTGTCTTTTTTCTTGTTTCGGGGTGTCTaatattttcatactttaatcCACTGGTGAAATTTAGATCAAactgttttagcattttcatGATTTCATCATCATCTACGAACAGAGGGACTCCTTTGACCGTACTTTTGAGCACCTGCTCAGACGGTTCATTGGTACCTGCGGAGAAGGGGTTGGTGTCATATACACTAATGTGCCTATTTCTGGTACCCAAATTGCTAGTTATAAGCAAGAATTTTTCgctaaatatttttgtcatgaaTCACACAATGCTCATGATGTGGATGGTGATGTCAACATGTTAGCGAAAATTGTATGTACATTTGGTATGGGAAATCTAGATTTTGTAAAACATAAGCATCTAATTGTCACTTTTTACAGGAAAAATTTTATCTTGCTAAGACGAAAGATATTGATATTCTTCACAGCCTTGATTTAATCacgaaaatttattgaaatttattgatatttgtagATTAGGTCAAGGTTACTGGATAATCAGTGGATAATTTCAATTGTCCAGCAATCAATTTTATGattatataacttttttgtgcatatattaatttttttgagcAAATTTAAATGCATATAGATAAGAAATTCtgattttgaaatgttagtGAAAAGGAGGGTTGGGTTGTTCAACATGACGTCAATTTAGTTACatgcagtaattttttttatagttaatACAGACAGAAGtaaaaaatttgaactttattcaaagttgataattttttgtgagcaatttacattattttaccaaaatattgtAGTTTAGTATGTGTGACCTTTTTGTACTCAAAGTGAAATCTGTAATTATTGTTGATTTTTCTTAAAGTTAATCGATATTTTTGAGGATCAGAAATGTGTTTAATAAGTATAAAgctatattaataaaataaaaccttaatgcaatgaatatttttattttttcttagattttatcattaatataattaacGTACAGGAAAAAAGGGGGATAAGTAAAGAAATGACAATGTAAAAAAACATTTGCGgataattttcaattaaaaaccTCTGTATACCTCTTAACATCACTTGTGATCATGATTAACActtatttacatatttcatgaaaatcaccTAATGTGGGTCGGATACCTTAAAGGACGGTATTATGTTCTTGACAGtttattacataatatattgaaatttatgatttttcgTAGAACAAGGACCTAATGTGTTGTTTAACTATTTATTGAATCTTAAATGATACATAACAAGGTTAGAACAAATgtatttaattgaatttttatgaaaGAACCACTTCtaaacaaaaattcatattgatCTAAAAACGTGTTCTAAATTGCGACTTGAAATAGTTTAATCTGTGTTTTCATcttataaaatacttattataaactaaaacaaaaattaaaatctcttctaactttctttaaagaaaactgaaagaatagaaaaaatccaaaattcaACAGATTAGTCCAATATTGctggaaaaaaatgaagcatGCTGTCCGTGTTGTGAAGCAATTCAAAcagcataatttttttaaaaaattatacaaaacctTTTAGAAgttctaatttaaaataagaatgcattatattattttataacgtttaattattatatttgtcTTGTTTGACTTAGAAATGACTTAGAAATTGGTTTATATGCTTTGAGAGACGACCTATCAATAAAATTTACAGAACTCTGTGTGCTTTGTTACAACGCACTtcgaaaaattacgcacttagaaattaattttaaagtgcgttaattttAGCACCAAGTCAACGCCAAGTCAAAAATTACTGACAAGGCAAACGGATGAAGTAcccaaggtttttttttccttcatacgttgatcaaaaaaatatatttaaaatcatttcttaaACCATCTTAATTTTGATGTTCATCTCATCAGTGTTATAATGCCACAATCTACAACTGATTTCAGcagtaatatttatttattggaCATAGCAAAACTAATTGTTATATACCGTTTTACAATTTAAGATTTATTGCCATGCTTACctaaaattagtttaaattagCCACATTCGCGTACATCAGTAGAGCCAAAAAGCAACCTGACCGGGTTTTATTGAactttatgatataaaaaaaacagacaatattataaaaaaattcttatgtttttaacagttgcaattttgattt encodes:
- the LOC128173214 gene encoding uncharacterized protein LOC128173214, producing the protein MADLSADIEEVTQWAASKKLSVDTVKTLIAYGYESMDALETLTPEDISKAKIPVGQMKLLHKAVRNTFRAVDTPSPVAAQQTPNTSAETAAATSTPNDLATAVNSETCDDAFVRVVMDQMRASQANIAKSVVPEPLRNQELPPEIQADPTNQN